The sequence AAGAACTACTCGGTGAAAAACATACAAACGTGGCATTGTCTTACAACAATATCGGATTTGTTTACACTGATAAATCCGAATACGACAAAGCTTTGGAATATTATCAACTTGGTATTGCTTCTGTTTTAAAAAAATTTAATGATACCGCAAATATTTCGATGGTTCCGCTTATTAATGATTATTTAAATTGGAATTATTTATTACAAGCCTTGCAGGCAAAAGCGGAGATATTTGAGGATAGTAGCATAACTTTGCCAAAGTTTGAAACTTTGGCAAAGTTGGAACTCGCCATCCGCCACTACCAAGCCTGCGACACATTAATATCACAAGTCCGCCAAGAAATGAAAACAAAATCCGATAAAATTGCACTTGGCGAAAAAGCAAGCAAGGTGTATAAAGGTGCGGTTGGGATTTGTCAAAACTTGTCAGCATCTTGCATACCTGATAGCGTTTTATATTACAAAGAGCTTGCATTCTATTTCTCCGAAAAAAACAAATCATCAGTCCTTCTCGAAGCACTTGCTGGAGCAGAAGCACAAAAATTTGCCGGAATCCCAGATACTTTGCTCAAAAAAGAACATACACTGCAAATTGATATTGCACTTTATAAAAAAGTACTTGCCGAACAACCCGATAGTGCAAAAGAAATATTATTCAGAGATAAGCTGTTCAAAGCTAACCGTCAATACGATGAACTTATAACTGATTTTGAAGGTAAATATCCTGAATATTTTGAACTGAAATACAATCGCAAACCTGCGAGTGTAAAAGAAATCCAAAAAATACTTGACGGCAAAACCGCAATAATAAGCTATTTCACAGGCGACAGTATTATCACAATTTTCACGATAACAAAGAAAAACCTGGATATTAAAACTGTCCCTGCTATTGAAAACCTTGCTGACACTATACGTGATTTTCGTTACGGACTTCTTTACAGCAACAGCTCATGGTTTGCAAAAGTTTATAAAAAATATGCTTATAAAATGTACAGGCAGCTAATTCCAGAAAATTTACATAAGAAAATTGAAAATCTGATAATTATACCTGATGTTGAATTAAGCATGATACCTTTTGAAACCCTATTGACAGAAAACCCTGAGAATAAAGAATGGAAAGAATTGCCTTACCTGATAAAGAAATATAATATTTCGTATTCATATTCGGCAAACTTATTTTACAAAACTTTTCCAAAAGAGATTTCACCTGCGGTAGAAATAACAGATTTGAACGATTGGCTTGCTTTTGCGCCTGTATTCGACGATAACACGACTTCAGGATTAACTTTAAGAACAAGGGAGTTATTGCAGCAATTAGATACAATATCAGGTGATACAACAAGAACAAGGAGAATGCTTATCAAAGGCGGATATGTTAGCCCGCTGCCCGGAACAGAAAGCGAAGTGCGGGCAATTTTCAAACAGTTCGATGAGAAAGGTAAAAAAGCATTAGTACAAATCAAAAAAAATGCAAATGAAGAGTTTATTAAATCAGGAGAATTAAAAAATTACAGGTTTCTTCATTTTGCAACCCATGGTTTTGTCAATACATGGAAACCCGAACTTTCAGGCATTTTATTAGCGCAAGATACCACAATAAATGAAGATGGAATTTTATATTCAGGCGAAATTTATAATCTGAAATTAAATGCCGATTTAACAGTACTGTCAGCCTGTGAAACCGGATTGGGCAAAATAAAAAAAGGTGAAGGCCTGATTGGATTAACAAGAGCTTTACTTTATGCAGGCAGTAAAAACATAATAGTTTCACTCTGGAAAGTCGCTGATAAATCAACATCTGACTTAATGATTGATTTCTACAAAAATCTACTGGAGGCAAAACAAGAAAAACAAGAATTTTCACAAGCATTACGACAGGCAAAGCTAAAAATGATAGATGAAGGGAAATATTCTCATCCATTTTACTGGTCACCTTTTATTCTTGTCGGTAAATAATGATTTTAATACTTAACAATAATATAGCTTTTCATTGTATTGCTTGAAAATTAAATGAAAGAAAATTAATATGAAATGATAATTAAAATGCTTCGTTGCAACAAAACGGCAGGCTCTAACATCGGCTCATAAGCAAGCGGGCAGACAGTACTAAAATGAGAGGAAGTATAAAAAAGAAACATCGGTTTCGGTTGACAGGTAAGTGTTTCAAAATGCCCGCCAGCTCATAGCCGTATCGTTAGCCACAACCAAAGAAACAAAATAGCAATATGAAACTAATAACGGATTCGAAAACTTTAGAAAAACATTTTTTGAGACTTTTAGACAAGTATTCAAAATACTACTGGTTGACTGCTTGGGCAAGTTCAAAGTCTACATCTTTTGAAAAACTTGTTAAAAACAAACAGAAAATAGAAAAGATAATCGTTGGAATTCATTTTTATCAAACTCACCCTGATTTTATAGAGACATTTCTTGAATCAAAGAATGTGAAATATATTAAGCAACCTGAAGGAACTTTTCATCCGAAAATTTTTCTCTTCTACAATAATGACAATGATTGGGAAATCTTAGTAGGAAGTGCGAATTTTACGAAAGCAGCCTTTACTATAAATACCGAAATTTCAACATTAATAAAATCAACAGACATAAATGCTTCTGAGTTATTGACACAAACATTAAATATTATCGATTCAACTTGGAAGGAATCAAAATTCTTTGACACAAATGAATTGAGTGATTATAGGACAATATGGAAAAACTTTAGACCTAAAATCAATAGTTTATCTGGCAGTTACGGAAAAAAGACATCTAAAAGACAAAAGAAAAACAAGCCAATATATCTTGTTCCTGTTGCAAATATGAATTGGGAAACATTTATGAACAAAGTGAATGATGACCAATATCATTCCTTAACTGCAAGATTAAAAGTTCTCAATATTGCTAAGACATTGTTCTGGAAGGTCAAGTCATTTAGTGATTTAGAAAATGAAGAAAGAAAATTTATTGCTGGTATTCCAAATACATTGCCTGTCGATAAAGATGTTGATTGGGGTTATTTTGGCAGTATGAAAGGTGCTGGCATTTATAAAAATCGGATAATAGAAAATGATAAAAATATTTCTAATGCACTCGATGAAATACCACTTTCTGGACAAATAACAAAAACTCATTATTTAAGATTTTTAAAACACTATAAAAAGACATTTGATGGGAATTATTTAGGAACAGCGACAAGATTACTTGCAATGAAGCGACCAGACACATTTGTTTGCCTTGACAGTAAAAATAAATCGGCACTTTGCAAAGACTTTGAAGTTGTTCAATTAGGATTAGACTATGAACGGTATTGGGACGAAATAATAAAAAGAATTTATGATTCTAATTGGTGGTTAAATCCAAAACCGAATGATAAAATTGAAAAAAGTGTAAGTGACTCACGTGCAGCATTTCTTGATTCACTTTACTATGTTGAATAAAAATGGCAGTGGCTAACAAAGTATAAAAATAATAGCCGAGATAGTAGTAAATATGAACATTAAAACCCGCATAAAATTTAGTTTTAACTTGAAAAATTCGAGTTCCGCAATCGGCTACTATTCTTATACTTAACGTTAGCCTCAATGCTATGTCAAATAAACGAACATGAAGACAAAAATATTAATACCAGTCCTTTTAGCAATTGTTTTTTTTGCTTGTAATAGTAAACTTGACAAGACAAGTTCTTTACTGAAAGCTCAAATGTATTTTGAACAAAAAGAATATAAGAAATCAGTTGTGCTACTGAATAAATTAATTAAACAGTATCCTGACTTTGATAGCGCTTATGTTGAACGTGGAATTGCAAAATCATATTTATATCCAAATCAAAATGAATTAGCAATATTAGATTATAGCAAAGCCATAGATATTAATTTTAATAATTTAGTAGCATTTTTTAATCGCGCAATAGCATATGCAGAAATAGAAGATTATAAAGTAGCCATTAAAGATTATAGTCATATTATAAAATTAGGTCAGTCTGAACATTATTGCAATGCTTTATTTGAGCGTGCTCTTTTATTTGATTATATGGAACAGCCTGATAATGCGATATCTGATATGAAAAGTATATTGGTTATAGACTCAACTGATTGCGAAGTAATTTCAGGAATAGGAGTTCTATATTATGCTAGAAAAAAAGATATGGAAAAAGGACTAGAATATTTAAACAAAGCAATTAATACATGTCCCGAAAGAGCAGATGCGTATTTTAAACGTGGTGTATTTTATGATAAATTTGAAGAATATGAAAAGGCTTTATCAGATTATAACACTGCAATTTCATTGATACCTGACTCTGATATTTATTATATGTATCGTGGTTTATTATATAGCAGTATTGGTCAAGTTGACAAAGCAATGAATGACTTGAATTATGCAATTGAATTAAATCCAAATAATGGACTCGCATATGAAAATCGTGGATACATTAAAGAACTTAATTTAAAGGACGTTAAAGGAGCAAAAAAAGACTTTGAAAAAGCAAAAGAAATAGGAATTTATTGATGTCGCACAAAGGCTAACAATGCATCATAAAACATAAATTCAAGATGATTTTGATTTTGTTAACAAGTTTGTTAACTTTGTAACATGACAAGAGAAATTAGATTTTATAATAACTATTTCATTGATTTCTACATATCACTTGATTCATCTATACAAGAGAAGATTGAATATATCTTCAAAGTGATTCGGACGGTAGATAGGATTCCTCAAAAGTTCTTGAAACATATTGAAGGAACTGATGGATTATATGAGATACGGATTAAAGTCGGCAGTAATATTTATAGAGTTTTTTGCTGTTTTGATGCTGGACAAGTTGTGATACTATTTAACGGATTCCAGAAAAAAAGTCAAAAAATTCCCAAAAAGGAAATTGATAGAGCATTGAGATTAATGCAAGAATACTTTAATAATAAAAAGGAGACAAGAGATGAAAACAATTAAAGACGCCACAACATTTGATGAACTTCTTGATATTAAGTATGGAAAACTTGGGACTGAGAAGCGAGATGAATTTGAAGTTAAAGCCAAGTCTTTTGTAGTTGGCGAGATGATTAAAGAAGCTCGAAAAGAAGCTCATATGACTCAAGAAGCATTAGCGGAAAAGACAGGGACAAAAAAAAGTTATATTTCGCGCCTTGAAAATGGTAAGATAGATATACAGATTTCGACTCTTTTTAAAATTTTTGAGAAAGGATTAGGAAAACGGATTGGATTTACAATGCTATAAACTACGACGCCACAACAAAGGCTATACTCAATAAGGGTTT is a genomic window of Bacteroidales bacterium containing:
- a CDS encoding CHAT domain-containing protein — its product is DKALEYYLKALEIFKELLGEKHTTVASSYNNIGLVYDDKSEYDKSLEYHFKSLEIKKELLGEKHTDVASSYANIGNVYTDKSEYDKALEYYFKSLEIIKELLGEKHTNVALSYNNIGFVYTDKSEYDKALEYYQLGIASVLKKFNDTANISMVPLINDYLNWNYLLQALQAKAEIFEDSSITLPKFETLAKLELAIRHYQACDTLISQVRQEMKTKSDKIALGEKASKVYKGAVGICQNLSASCIPDSVLYYKELAFYFSEKNKSSVLLEALAGAEAQKFAGIPDTLLKKEHTLQIDIALYKKVLAEQPDSAKEILFRDKLFKANRQYDELITDFEGKYPEYFELKYNRKPASVKEIQKILDGKTAIISYFTGDSIITIFTITKKNLDIKTVPAIENLADTIRDFRYGLLYSNSSWFAKVYKKYAYKMYRQLIPENLHKKIENLIIIPDVELSMIPFETLLTENPENKEWKELPYLIKKYNISYSYSANLFYKTFPKEISPAVEITDLNDWLAFAPVFDDNTTSGLTLRTRELLQQLDTISGDTTRTRRMLIKGGYVSPLPGTESEVRAIFKQFDEKGKKALVQIKKNANEEFIKSGELKNYRFLHFATHGFVNTWKPELSGILLAQDTTINEDGILYSGEIYNLKLNADLTVLSACETGLGKIKKGEGLIGLTRALLYAGSKNIIVSLWKVADKSTSDLMIDFYKNLLEAKQEKQEFSQALRQAKLKMIDEGKYSHPFYWSPFILVGK
- a CDS encoding phospholipase D family protein, with product MKLITDSKTLEKHFLRLLDKYSKYYWLTAWASSKSTSFEKLVKNKQKIEKIIVGIHFYQTHPDFIETFLESKNVKYIKQPEGTFHPKIFLFYNNDNDWEILVGSANFTKAAFTINTEISTLIKSTDINASELLTQTLNIIDSTWKESKFFDTNELSDYRTIWKNFRPKINSLSGSYGKKTSKRQKKNKPIYLVPVANMNWETFMNKVNDDQYHSLTARLKVLNIAKTLFWKVKSFSDLENEERKFIAGIPNTLPVDKDVDWGYFGSMKGAGIYKNRIIENDKNISNALDEIPLSGQITKTHYLRFLKHYKKTFDGNYLGTATRLLAMKRPDTFVCLDSKNKSALCKDFEVVQLGLDYERYWDEIIKRIYDSNWWLNPKPNDKIEKSVSDSRAAFLDSLYYVE
- a CDS encoding tetratricopeptide repeat protein — its product is MKTKILIPVLLAIVFFACNSKLDKTSSLLKAQMYFEQKEYKKSVVLLNKLIKQYPDFDSAYVERGIAKSYLYPNQNELAILDYSKAIDINFNNLVAFFNRAIAYAEIEDYKVAIKDYSHIIKLGQSEHYCNALFERALLFDYMEQPDNAISDMKSILVIDSTDCEVISGIGVLYYARKKDMEKGLEYLNKAINTCPERADAYFKRGVFYDKFEEYEKALSDYNTAISLIPDSDIYYMYRGLLYSSIGQVDKAMNDLNYAIELNPNNGLAYENRGYIKELNLKDVKGAKKDFEKAKEIGIY
- a CDS encoding type II toxin-antitoxin system RelE/ParE family toxin; the protein is MTREIRFYNNYFIDFYISLDSSIQEKIEYIFKVIRTVDRIPQKFLKHIEGTDGLYEIRIKVGSNIYRVFCCFDAGQVVILFNGFQKKSQKIPKKEIDRALRLMQEYFNNKKETRDENN
- a CDS encoding helix-turn-helix transcriptional regulator, which produces MKTIKDATTFDELLDIKYGKLGTEKRDEFEVKAKSFVVGEMIKEARKEAHMTQEALAEKTGTKKSYISRLENGKIDIQISTLFKIFEKGLGKRIGFTML